The stretch of DNA AACATTGAGACAACCTTTGAAAACAACATGCTGAGGCAAAGGCTCACGGCTGGCTAAAATTTACTTTTAGGTCGTCTGTCCTAGATATCgttcagtcccccccccccccccccccctcttaatGGCCCCTTCCTCTCGGCCAGTGGGTTTCCTGTCTCAGCTGAAGGCATCCAGAATGCTTAGTGGAGAATCAGTCTGAGGTGGAGCAGGAGGTCACAGGGCCTGAGAGAGGCAGTGGAAAATGCTCTGTTGCTAAAAACATTGACTAAGGCTTTGGGTCACTGGGTTATTATAATCCTACTGTACTCTGTTAGTAGTGACTGCATTATATAGGACAGATTGTTTTTCGCCGTCTCTCTTATAGCTTGGAATGGTAACGTTCCGCAGATAGCCTCCACGAATGTTTTTGTTCGTTAGGACTGGCATTTTAGAGCATAATTAGtcataaaaaaaacattgtttaaaATCACAGTGCAGTTATCACAAAACATATTCTTTTTTGGTGTTATAGCCTAACTAGACTGCGGACAGTTGTGTAAATTTCAATAAAACCAGAGAGAAAAGGGCTAACTTTAGGCCTCTTTGGTGAATTTGTGAGGCATGCGCGACAAGACATTGCGAGATGCATATTACCAAGACATATGCACGTGgttctgcctgctcctcctctctctccctcacactgggctacctgcccttTCTCTTTGCTAATGACACAAGTGTGTCTTCAGTCTTCGGTCTGTTGCCTGTAGGATATCTGGGACCGATGTCGCCGAGATACAGAGGTATCTTCAGGACAGTCTTGCGAGCACGGGGTACTCTTCGTTACTGAGTGGGTGGCAGGGCCGGCCtgctcattaggcaggattaggcgGCTGACTATGGCGGCAGATTGACGAGGTCggcattttctgagctaaactgaccTCCAACAACACGTAAAGCCTCACAAAAGTGTTTTtctcaaccagtggcatatgggcttttTAGGTGAGTGCTGATGCCACCCTgtgataagcagtgcccactttcTCAAAGGCAGGGCCACAAAATATTTTGCTTGTCCATTCCCAGTATGCCTCTCTGTTGGAGACACGCATCGCTGCGGCGCTCCACCAGCTTTCCGTCAAAAAAGTTAtctaacataaatcatgtagcagataTTGCATATTGTAGAGTATGTGGCCTTTTCTGCAGTCTGCAGGATGGAGATGAAATGTATGATAATGTAATGAGatggacattttttttttacagcatgCAGATTTCTGAGATCAAAGAACCTAAACTAAATGGCGCCCAATCAAATATAAAACTGCACTGAAATTGTAACAAACAACATATCTTGAAAACAGTAAAGGTCAAAGGAAAATGGACTTTATGGAATGGACAACCAGCCTACTCATAACTGCTGTCCAGGAGTTTCCTCCTGTGGGCTAAAATGTCATAATCATGGGTTTCAATATTGTATCCGTACATTTTTGACGAGCTGATCATAGCGAAAAGGAAAACACTTCTGCATTTCTCGCTGTGTAAACTCATTGCAAATAGGCTCAGGATAACTCCTGATGaagttgggtagctgatattcagaggTTAAATAGCCAAATGgattagtcacaggaatcaggatTAATAAAGCTAATGCAACAGCCTGTTTTACAAACGGTGGGCCTAACAcatggatgggcattcataaaattccATTGCAGGCCGACACCGTAGGCTACACCAGATCATGCACGGGCCGACGTCTTTTGGACGTCTTTTTTGGGTCCTGTTCGTACCGGCCGacattttttgtttgttggtgttctacaaacgttgggcctaccacatggatgggcattcgtaaaataaaaatacaaaattaaTTTGGTTCTGAATTAAAGTTGAAAATACGTACTTTCAACGTCCATAAAAGGCACCTTTTCAACCCCCagaaatacatattttattttatttcttttcAACGTCATTTTTCTTATAGGGACTATTGTAATTTTGCAGGGGGTGGCAATTTGTTTGTCTCGCCTAGGGCGGCAGAACGGCCAGGGCCGGCCCTGGTGGGTTTGGGTTGTTTTTGTTTCATAATATGAAACTGCAGCTACGTGTAGCCTGGATCGATTACCCTTTTCAGATATAATGGATTGTGGTCCATCAAAAGCGCCTCAGGTACAACATGTTTGTTTGACTGTTAGGGTGGGCAACACTACGGCTTTTTAAATTGAAACCTTCTCTGGAGATATGCACAGCATTTGTAAAGTAATGCTGCTTCTGAAGCGGGACTAACTTCCATCATTAGGCACCCATAACTGTCAATCAAATAATCTCAAGCTGCTGCACGCAGCCTGCATGCTGCCTGCCGGCAAACCACGCTCTCCTAAAAAAGTACTTAAAAGTTCTTTAAATACCTCGACTTACCAATACATTTAGTAGAAAGAGAGTACATCTTTCTACACTACCATTAAAAACAGCATACAAAACACAGCAGCACATCAATCGGCAACATTTATTGTTGTCAGGGAAACAATAGAACATTATATGCCGGAGCAGAATTCTACTGTCTGAAAAGATACCGACTCTTCTGAGGCGGCACATTTTTTTATTATCTGAAAAGTTATCAATTGTCGCTAttgacatgttactgtagctgtgttctaAGTCTCCAAAGGGTTGTGGTAGATATAACTTCATTGCCCGGCCCTAGTGGTCATACATACACCACCgtacaaaagtttggggtcaattagaaatgtccttgttttttaaagaaaagcacatttttggtccattcaaataacataaaatgtatcagaaatacagtgtagacattgttaatgttgtaaatgactattgtagctggaaacggcagatttgttttaatggaatatctacgtaggcgtacagaggcccattatcagcaaccatcactcctgtgttccaatggcacgttgtgttaactaatccaagtttattattttaaaaggctaattgatcattagaaaacccttttgcaattatgttagcagagcTAAAAactgtgctgatttaaagaagcaataaaactggccttctttagactagttgagtatctggagcatcagcatttgtgggttcgatcacaggctcaaaatggccagaaacaaagaactttcttctgaaactcatcagtctattcttgttctgagaaatgaagactaCTCAATgctagaaattgccaagaaactgaagatctcgtacaacgctgtgtactactcccttcacagaacagccaaactggctctaaccagaatagaaagaggagtgggaggccccggaaCACAActtagcaagaggacaagtacattagagtgtctagtttgagaaatagactagaggtcgaccgatttaatcgGATTGGCCGATTAATtggggccaatttcaagttttcataacaatcggaaattggTATTTTTTtacaccattatttaactaggcaagtcagttaagaacacattcttattttcaatgacgcccTAGGAACgttgggttaactaccttgttcatgggcataacgacagatttttaccttgtcagctcggggattcaatcttgcaaccttacggttaactcatccaacgctctaaccacctgccttacattgcactccacgaggagcctgcctgttacgcgaatgcagtaagaagccaaggtaagttgctagctagcattaaacttatcttataaaaaacaatcaatcataatcactagttaactacacatattactagtttatctagcgtgacctgtattgcatataatcgatgcggtgcgcattcgcgaaaaaggactgtcgttgctccaacgtgtacccaaccataaacatcaatgcctttcttaaaatcaatacacaagtatatatttttaaacctgcatatttagttaatattgcctactagcatgaatttattttaactagggaaattgtgtcacttctcttgcaacagagtcagggtatatgcagcagtttgggccgcctggctcgttgcgaactgtgtgaagacaatttcttcctaacaaagacagccaacttcgccaaacgggggaagATTTAACAAaagcgttcattgcacgcagagtcagggtatatgcaacagtttgggccgcctagctcgttgcgaactaatttaccagaattttacgtaattatgacataacattgaaggttgtgcaatgtaacaggaatatttagacttatggatgacacctgttagataaaatacggaattgccaaaggtatatgaaatacaaatcgtatagagagaaatagtcctataataactacaacctaaaacttcttacctgggaatattgaagactcatgttaaaaggaaccaccagctttcctatgttctcatgttctgagcaaggagcttaaacgttagctttcttacatggcacatatttcacttttactttcttctccaacactttgtttttgcattatttaaaccaaattgaacatgtttcattatttatttgaggctaaatagattttattgatgtattatattaagttaaaataagtgttcattcagtattgttataattgtcattattacaaatacatttttaaaaatcggccgagtaatcggtatcggctttttttggtcctccaataatcagtatcggtaTCGCCTTTGAAAAATTATAATCGGTCGACCTttaaaacagacgcctcacaagttctcaattggcagcttcattaaaaagtacccgcaaaacaccagtctcaacgtcaacagtgaagaggcgactccagaatgctggccttctaggcagagttgcaaagaaaaagctgtttccagctacaatagtcatttacaacattaacaatgtctacactgtatttctgatcaatttattttattggacaaaaaaaaatgattttctttcaaaaataagaacatttctaagtgaccccaaacttttgtacGTAATAAGACCATTATTGTACAAGATAAGATTATTTGTTATTGCttaaatttgtatttattttgcagTAAACTTTAAGCAAAATTGTCCATTTGTAACATCCCTAGACTCTACCACCCCATTTTGCTACTGGTGTGGCTCCATTGCCCCTGTGCTGGGTAAGATTTCATAGTCTTCTTTCTGTACAAAGCCATTCATGGAGGGAACGACGCCTCAGGCTTCGCGACAGTTTGAGACTTGTACACAGAGAAACTTTGATTATGTAATCCAAGCAATCCAGTTTATAGTACTTACTGCACTGATTGATTATAGGCATGTTAATTGTGTCTAAATGTTGTCATTAGTCTCTGTCAAGAACCCTCTCAGATCCccattttgtagtgtttgttttaTTTATCATTGAGGGTGTTTAAGGTAGCTTAGGTTATCCTAACCCAGACAGCAGTAAATGAGCCCATTTCTTCAGGAAACATTTAGAAGCAGCTTGTTTTTCATGATATAGGTAATTAGATAAAACAAAAGAATGTAACACTCGTTTCCCACAGCAGGAGGCAAGTTCAGAATTGAGAAAAATTACAACAGCATTGAACAATTCTCTGCCAGTCCTTTTTTCCCCCTGTCCCCCATCAGGCCTGAGACCATGGAAACAGTAAATAAAACGATCCCCTGCCCTTGAGTGTGTAGCCTGAGCTGACTGCTCTAACCTGGAGAAAGTTACCCCTTTATGTCGGGGAAAGGATTGCTACTGCACATTAGTGGTAATTAATTAAGACCCTCTGGTGATTTCTTTCTAAAAGTCTGTGCTGGTAGCATGTAGTCTGTTAATGTGTCAAACCATAGAGTTGTCTTATGGCCATTCGTATGCTTATGAAACGGAAATAGCTCTTCCGGGGATCTACTTTGTGTTTTTCTCTCAAATATGTGAGGAGAGGCCTTTTAAATAATTAGTTGGGCCTTGAgctttaaagggacaatctgctGTTGTTACATTCATTTTTGGACATATAagttaatgatatgtacccattgattcttgaagaatatagctattaatgcctcatgagcttagttcgtACCCCACCAGAACTCAAAATATAAGCTTCTTTTACGCCAATGTTTGTTAACAAAGTATATGTACACGTACACTATATAGACTCAAAACATGTTTTAAACTATATTGTTGTTATCATGGacggtccttgcatccatagctcagtccatgaatttgagagtggttactttTCTCCAGCCCcacccctcagctttttaccgaaaacGGGCAGGGGAGTGTGCTTAgtcattgtttcaactgctgattgcccctttaaatatATTGATATGTAGATGAAAGTCTTCCTTGTATACTTTTGCAATCGTATTGATATTTCTTTAGTTAAATGTATGGCTGGGATGATAATGTACTGCGCTTCCTTAGGAGAATCAAAGGTCTTCTGCATCAAATACCCCTCTAGACCATCAAATACGCCAGCTTTGTTTTCCATAGTCCTTCACAAAAGATCTGTCATACTGATGCTgaactgattactgattactctGCCAGAGACCAGGGTCATGCTCTCAATTCCTTTGAATGGTTTTATTTTAACAACATGGCTTCACCACTAATTAGTCTGTGCCTTAGGAAATTAAAGGTTGGCGTAATAGAATTCTTCAAAGGTAAAAGATCAATGGGAAAATATCAGTGACTATATTCTGAAGGTCAGATATCTATTTGAGAATATAAGGGCATCATGTGAAAAAGGAATTAGTCACCTTCGTATGGAAAGACTAATTATACCCTCTCTGTATTCCTTTGATAAACTGTAATACTGCCATATTAATCTTGGAAATGTGTTGAAAGAAGTTGGGGTGGACATTGATGTTTAATTCATTGCTTTTGATGTGGTAAACTAATAGTTATTTTTTCTCTTTTCTAGGATTCCGTAAAATTAGCCTGGATGACCTTCGCAAGGCCTACATCGTCAAGGACGTGCAGCAGTACATCCTCCACCGGCTCGACCAGGAGGAGGCCCTTCGCCAGCACCTCACCAAGGAGACGGCCGAGATGCTCAACCAGCTACACATCAAAAGCAGCGGCTGCTTCCTGTACCTGGAGCGCGTGCTGGACGGAGTGGTGGAGAACTTCATCATGTTGCGAGAGATCCGTGACATTCCCGGCACGCTCAATGGCCTCTACTTATGGCTCTGCCAAAGGCTGTTTGTCCGGAAGCAGTTTGCCAAAGTCCAGCCTATTCTCAACGTGATCCTTGCAACCTGCAGGCCACTTACTTTCAAGGAGCTTTACcatgctgtctggaccaaaaaCATGACTCTCACCATGGAGGACTTCCAGAAGAAGATGGACATCCTCTCCAAGTTGTTGGTTGATGGCCTCGGAGGTACTAAAATCCTCTTTCACTACAGTGTTGCCGAGTGGCTCCTGGATGTTAAGCATTGTACACAAAAGTACTTGTGTAATGCAGCGGAGGGACATAGGATGGTGGCGATGAGTTACACTTGCAGGGCCAAGCAGCTCAAACCGCTGGAGGTGCAGGAGTTTGCCCTGCATCTGATCAACTCCAACCTGCAGATAGAGACTTTCAACCTGGCTCTTTGGATGGTGTGGAATGGTACACCCGCTAAAGACTCTCTTTCCACCTCCATACCTAAAGAGCAGGAGGTGCTGCAGCTTCTGGTCAAAGCTGGGGCTCACGTCAACAACGACGACGACCATGCCTCTTGCATAGTGCAGCAGGCACTGGAGAGAGAGGATTCGATTCGGACGTTGCTAGACAATGGAGCCTCGGTGAACCAATGTGACTCTAGCGGGAGAACTTTGCTGGCCAATGCAGCGTACAGTGGAAACCTGGATGTGGTGAACTTTCTCATATCCAGAAGAGCAAACATGGAGATGGAGGACAACCATGGACAAACGTCACTTACTCTTGCGGCAAGACAAGGGCACACTAAGGTCGTAAACTGCCTCATCGGCTGTGACGCAAACATCAATCACACAGACCATGATGGGTGGACCGCCCTTAGGTCTGCAGCCTGGGGTGGGCATTCGGAGGTGGTGTCTGCTCTCCTCTACGCTGGTGCCAAAGTTGACTGTGCTGATGCCGACAGCAGAACGGCCTTAAGAGCCGCAGCTTGGGGAGGTCATGAAGACATCGTGCTGAACCTCCTCCAACACGGGGCAGAAGTCAACAAAGCAGACAATGAAGGAAGGACAGCTCTCATTGCAGCGGCATACATGGGGCACAGAGAAATCGTAGAGCACCTCTTGGAACACGGGGCAGAGGTGAACCATGGAGATGCGGACGGAAGGACAGCCCTCTCAGTTGCTGCTCTCTGTGTGCCTGCCAGTAAAGGCCATGCCTCTGTCGTAAGCCTCCTCATTGACAGGGGTGCAGAGGTCGACCACTGCGACAAAGACTGCATGACCCCCCTCCTTGTGGCTGCCTATGAAGGACATGTGGACGTAGTTGATCTGCTGCTGGAAGGTGGAGCTGACGTGGATCACACTGACAACAATGGGCGAACGCCTCTTCTTGCAGCAGCATCCATGGGCCATGCCTCTGTTGTCAATACCCTGCTTTTCTGGGGTGCAGCGGTAGACAGCATCGACAGTGAAGGAAGGACTGTTCTGAGCATAGCATCCGCTCAAGGGAACGTAGAGGTGGTCCGAACTCTGCTGGACAGAGGGCTGGACGAGAATCACAGAGATGACGCAGGCTGGACCCCACTGCACATGGCCTCATTTGAGGGTCACCGGCAAGTATGCGATGCCCTCATTGAGCAAGGTGCCCGATGCACAGAGGTGGATAACGATGGTCGAATACCCCTGATATTGTCTGCGCAAGAGGGTCACTATGACTGTGTCCATATTCTTCTGGAAAACAAGTCTTGCATCGACCAAAGAGGATATGATGGGAGGAATTCTCTCAGGGTGGCTGCACTGGAAGGCCACAGGGATATTGTTGAACTGTTGCTGAGTCATGGCGCTGATATAGACTATAAAGACGCAGACGGACGCCAGACATTATACATATTGGCACTTGAGAATCAACTAGCAATGGCAGAGTACTTCCTGGAAAATGGGGCCAATGTGGAAGTCAGCGACACAGAGGGAAGGACGGCCCTCCACGTGTCCTGCTGGCAAGGGCATGTAGAAATGGTCAGGATGCTGATCAACTATCATGCCGACGTGAACTCTTGTGACAACGAGAAGCGATCCGCCCTCCAGTCAGCGGCTTGGCAAGGCCACGCAAAGGTTGTGCGGTTCTTGATTGACAATGGCACTCACGTGGATCATACATGTAATCAGGGGGCAACAGCGCTTGGCATTGCTGCCCAAGAGGGGCACAGAGATGTAGTGCAGATCCTTCTGGAGCACGGCGCTGACCCCAACCACGCGGACCAGTTTGGACGCACAGCCATGCGAGTGGCTGCAAAAGGGGGGCATTCAATGATCATCAAACTTCTTGAGAAGTATGGGGCCTCAAGTCTTAATGGCTGTAGTCCTTCGCCAGTACACACTATGGAGCAAAAAACCCCACTCTCTGTAGCTGGGAAAATGCAGTCTCTCACAATCAAATCCAACAGCTCTGGCAGCACAGGAGCTGGAGACATGCAGTCATCTGGACGTGGTCTACAGAACGGTCCTGTCCACGCCTTCAGCTCCCCTTCAGAATCTCCTGACTCTACCGTGGACAGACAGAAATCCTCTCTCTCAAATAATTCCCTCAAAAGTTCGAAGAACTCACTGAGAACCACCTCGTCCACCGCGACTGCACAGACTGTGCCGATAGACAGTTTCCACGGAATGACCTTCACAGAGCAAATCCAGCAACACTCTCTGCCTCGCAGTCGGAGCCGACAGTCCATCGTCTCACCTTCCTCCACCACCAAGTCAATTGGACATCATCAAGGGTCTCCATCAAGTGAATTTGACTGGGCTCAGGTTAAGCCAGGTCTCAAGTCGACCAAAGGGAATAAGACCGGAAATGACACATCCAACGGCAAAGGGGGGTCAGGAGACAAGAAAAGGCTCAAGAGCATTGGCTCGACCCAGGGTCAGGAATATGAGATGACCCAGTTTGATAAGAGGATTGCGCTCAACAAGTCTGTAGCGAACATTGCAGTGAAGGATCCTCATTGTAAGATCATGGTTGGCGGCTCCACCCAGCCAGATGGGGGACTGACCCAAGAGCAATTGTTCATCCAACAGCAGAGCATTGCAGAGAAGAAGCGAAATGGCATTATGACCAACCCCAACTACCATCTTCAGGGCAATCAGGTTTTTCTCGGGAGGGTTTCTGTCCCATGGACTGTACAGAATAGAGGGCACCAGGATGTGCTGGAGAACTACCCTATAGGGGAGACTGAATTAAGCCTTAAACAAGCACTGAAACTGCAGATAGAAGGATCAGACCCTGGGTTTAACTACAAAAAGGAGACACCATTATAGCTGGTAAGTTTTCATTCTCAAACGAATCTGATGTAATTAGAATGTACATTTTTTCTAAGCATTAACCACCAACTATAGAGTTATTCTGATGTTCAACATAATTGTTTTACTCATTATATTAGAAGTAGATCAGGTCAGACATGCTTTATTTTCATTACGATTTCAAACGGGTTCATGGTGAAGATGGTAGAAGTATATGTTAAGCATCCAGGGATGGTATGTAGGCTGAAAAATCAGAATCCCTGGATACTATTATGAATGTCTTTGTATTACTTATAGGATTTATGGCCACATTGTTGATACAGTATGCTGTTATTAAAGTACAATTGAATGACTCACTCACCACTACTGAAAACACTGTCTTGTCAATATTTTATTACGGTCCATTGACCTTTCATTTGTAGAACTTAAACTTACACGAATGATGGCTTTCAAAGAATGCACTTTTCTGGCCTAAAAGACGACCATTTTTTTCCAACTCAGCACTAACATAAATCATTACCATTTCAGATGTCTTGAATGCCATTCGTCACGGAGACATCGGAGGGAATGTGCCAAAGCAACTTTTTTCCCCATCTGCATAAGAAatgattttctttttttaaatgtccaCTCTCTCAAGTGGAACACCTCAGAAAACCTAGGGAAGAATGTTGATCGCTGCACAAGGCCTAGATGACCTGATACTTCAATGTGCCTACATCTGTTACAGCCTTCTCAGTGTAATCATGCACACTATCGTTTTAATGTATTGATATTTAATATGCGGTGTATGCACTTTTTAAATAGAGAAAATGACAAACATGTATTTGTTCAGCCTCCCCTTTATGCTCCTGTGTTTCAAACTAATTGTTCCAAATAATTATACATTGTTTTTCTGTTatactgtgtgtttgtttttgttgtcCTGCCTGCAATCATACACACCGACAGCAATGTACCGCTGAGTGCATCATCACATCTTACCAGAGGACATCAAGATAATCGATGACATGGAATAATGTGATGCGCATTGGTACTCTGCCTTTCTGAAGACCCCAAATAATCTGTGTTAACCTCGTTCAGTGTACTAAACATATGCTGTGTGTAATATGTTAATAGCTAAGGCAATTTGCTATACAAGTATAATCAACCATATTTATTTAGGAAAAAGCCACTTTAAGTTGCATTGTATGCTCTATCATGGTGCTGTGTTCAAAAGTTGCCTGCGGTTATTTTGGACTCCATTTTGGTCGTCTTGATACTATTTTCTTTGCTATGTGTATTGTAGTATTACAGATACCTAAGGGAGAAAGTGAACTGAAAGCGTTAAACCCACGTGACTTCATTTCGTCCCTGTGGGACTTTTCATGTGTTTTTGTGTGCATTTTAAATGGATTCAAATAACCGTTGCGTATTCTGTCAACTACAGTGGTTGGCGCTTCAATGCAAAGGTCTGAAGCGAAAGCGGTGACGAGTGCATTCGTTGGCGGAATTCTTATTATAACCTGCGATTCAAGAAACAAAATTCAAACTTTGTTTCCCCTATTATTGCAGTGTCGCTTATATTTTGATAATTTGGCGTATATTTTGGGGCAAGACACACGAAAAAAACGGCTTACGGGTTCACTCGTCACGACTTCACTGAGTAGTAGACTTCAATAATATTATGGTTTTAAAGGATGGTTTGAAATGTATACTTGTCAAGCCAAAGTTGGAACAAAGCATTTATTTTTTCTTCTCTGAGCGGCTGCATGTCAGTTAACCCAGCAATAGCTCCACTGTAGAGGGAGGGGCTTGGAGATGGTGCTCTCGGATTGGAAACATCTGTTTTTCATGGACTCTGTGGAGCTGTGTGAGCATTTGTGTGTCATATTTTTTGCAGGCTTTTCACAATGTTAAAAGTGAGAAGGGGGAAAAAATGGTAAAGCCGTCGCAAACACACTGTATAAACCCAAGTCAAAGCCCTCCGCTCTCCAGGACAGCTTGAAGGTGTGCTATGAAGGTATAAAGGAAGAAGGACTCCTTTTTAGGATCAATTCTGGACAGTATTCAGACTTCTTTCGCCATCGCTCAAACCTCATATTGTTTTTAATTGACCCTAAACAATTTGATTGTAAATAACTTACCGTGTACATTGaacttttcatttaaaaaaatgtatttcctgtACTATATTAAGCAGAATTGTCTGATGTATATTAAAGTGCTTAATAAACATATTTGCTTTACTGCTGGAAAATGACAGATTCTCTATTGTTACATCATTGTAATTGAATTACTACCATTTTCTCAATGTATCCTTTCAATCACTGTACAACGGACCAGACACTTAACAGAGAT from Salvelinus fontinalis isolate EN_2023a chromosome 29, ASM2944872v1, whole genome shotgun sequence encodes:
- the LOC129827925 gene encoding ankyrin repeat domain-containing protein 50-like, whose amino-acid sequence is MAQTSLLQGKRFYCREWVFHKIQHCLQEKTNGLSGLTSTPSKQAGASGTGASNPCGSSAAGSAKPTAWGVLLVGGPGSGKTALSTELLWPSSAQGTHRGLQQQSLAFHFCRADDSGTLCLGGFIRGLVAQICRSGLLPGYEEKVRDPAVQSVLQPGECERNPTEAFKRCVLLPLLSAKPPQQALFLLVDSIDEGCQLGEGEQRSSGSDTPRTIAELLASHHEYLPPWLLLICSARRQNKAITKLFTGFRKISLDDLRKAYIVKDVQQYILHRLDQEEALRQHLTKETAEMLNQLHIKSSGCFLYLERVLDGVVENFIMLREIRDIPGTLNGLYLWLCQRLFVRKQFAKVQPILNVILATCRPLTFKELYHAVWTKNMTLTMEDFQKKMDILSKLLVDGLGGTKILFHYSVAEWLLDVKHCTQKYLCNAAEGHRMVAMSYTCRAKQLKPLEVQEFALHLINSNLQIETFNLALWMVWNGTPAKDSLSTSIPKEQEVLQLLVKAGAHVNNDDDHASCIVQQALEREDSIRTLLDNGASVNQCDSSGRTLLANAAYSGNLDVVNFLISRRANMEMEDNHGQTSLTLAARQGHTKVVNCLIGCDANINHTDHDGWTALRSAAWGGHSEVVSALLYAGAKVDCADADSRTALRAAAWGGHEDIVLNLLQHGAEVNKADNEGRTALIAAAYMGHREIVEHLLEHGAEVNHGDADGRTALSVAALCVPASKGHASVVSLLIDRGAEVDHCDKDCMTPLLVAAYEGHVDVVDLLLEGGADVDHTDNNGRTPLLAAASMGHASVVNTLLFWGAAVDSIDSEGRTVLSIASAQGNVEVVRTLLDRGLDENHRDDAGWTPLHMASFEGHRQVCDALIEQGARCTEVDNDGRIPLILSAQEGHYDCVHILLENKSCIDQRGYDGRNSLRVAALEGHRDIVELLLSHGADIDYKDADGRQTLYILALENQLAMAEYFLENGANVEVSDTEGRTALHVSCWQGHVEMVRMLINYHADVNSCDNEKRSALQSAAWQGHAKVVRFLIDNGTHVDHTCNQGATALGIAAQEGHRDVVQILLEHGADPNHADQFGRTAMRVAAKGGHSMIIKLLEKYGASSLNGCSPSPVHTMEQKTPLSVAGKMQSLTIKSNSSGSTGAGDMQSSGRGLQNGPVHAFSSPSESPDSTVDRQKSSLSNNSLKSSKNSLRTTSSTATAQTVPIDSFHGMTFTEQIQQHSLPRSRSRQSIVSPSSTTKSIGHHQGSPSSEFDWAQVKPGLKSTKGNKTGNDTSNGKGGSGDKKRLKSIGSTQGQEYEMTQFDKRIALNKSVANIAVKDPHCKIMVGGSTQPDGGLTQEQLFIQQQSIAEKKRNGIMTNPNYHLQGNQVFLGRVSVPWTVQNRGHQDVLENYPIGETELSLKQALKLQIEGSDPGFNYKKETPL